From a region of the Trichocoleus sp. genome:
- a CDS encoding M48 family metallopeptidase, with translation MPTYPGISSAAFRHPLDDQAEQALRSVPGFDLIARKFVEFVYERPRHVYLMGNAIEVGPRQYASIYQIFREAVRDLDVTPEPTLFVSQSPIVNAYALGQDHPCMVLNSGLLDLMDEAELRSTIAHELGHIKCGHTTLNQMALWAINLVFGLAGATFGLSSLVSTGLIMSFYEWLRKAELSADRAALLIMDDLNPILKSMMRVSGGSSRYAHELDVEEFIRQSERYQNLNQDGLNQVYKFLLYNNVSEGAFLTHPFSVERVQFIREWATSADYQQIRAGNYRRTSQGSVEVPPEPPIEQTDEVDRLRQEVEALQREIDAIKRLQE, from the coding sequence ATGCCTACCTATCCCGGAATTTCCAGTGCTGCTTTCCGCCACCCGCTTGATGACCAGGCAGAACAGGCGCTCCGCAGTGTCCCTGGCTTTGATCTCATCGCTCGCAAGTTTGTTGAGTTTGTTTATGAGCGTCCCCGCCATGTCTATTTGATGGGCAACGCGATCGAGGTGGGCCCGCGCCAATATGCTTCGATCTATCAAATTTTTCGCGAGGCAGTTCGTGATCTGGATGTCACCCCAGAACCAACGCTGTTTGTATCGCAGTCGCCGATCGTCAATGCTTATGCACTGGGGCAAGATCATCCCTGCATGGTGCTGAATTCTGGCTTGCTGGATCTCATGGACGAAGCAGAGTTGCGATCGACCATTGCCCATGAACTGGGACACATCAAATGCGGGCATACAACGCTGAACCAGATGGCACTCTGGGCAATTAATTTGGTGTTTGGGCTGGCAGGCGCAACTTTTGGCTTGAGTAGTCTGGTTAGCACGGGGCTCATTATGTCGTTCTATGAATGGCTGCGGAAAGCCGAACTCTCTGCCGATCGCGCTGCTCTTTTGATCATGGATGATCTGAATCCGATTTTGAAATCAATGATGCGTGTTTCGGGGGGTAGTTCTCGCTATGCTCACGAACTGGATGTCGAAGAATTCATTCGTCAGTCGGAGCGCTATCAAAACCTGAACCAGGATGGCTTGAATCAGGTCTACAAGTTTTTGCTCTACAACAATGTCTCAGAAGGGGCATTCCTGACGCATCCCTTTAGCGTCGAGCGTGTCCAGTTTATCCGCGAGTGGGCAACCTCCGCCGACTATCAGCAAATTCGTGCCGGAAACTATCGCCGCACCTCACAAGGCTCTGTCGAAGTTCCACCAGAACCCCCGATCGAACAGACCGATGAAGTCGATCGCCTGCGTCAGGAAGTGGAAGCGCTACAGCGGGAGATTGATGCCATTAAACGATTGCAAGAGTAG
- the glcD gene encoding glycolate oxidase subunit GlcD, with amino-acid sequence MVTLNAAPAVDRRDWRPIIQAFEQVLGKNGVMKRSEELLVYECDGLTSYRQRPAVVVLPRTTEQVAAIVQICDRYNVPFIARGAGTGLSGGALPVEGCVLIVTALMKQILDVDFENQRVVVQPGVINNWVTQAVSGAGFYYAPDPSSQIICSIGGNVAENSGGVHCLKYGVTTNHVLGLKLVLPDGSIVEVGNKIPEMPGYDLTGVFVGSEGTLGIATEITLCILKAPESIHVLLADFTSVEAAGQAVSDIISAGIIPAGMEMMDNFSINAVEDVVATNCYPRDATAILLIEVDGLEVEVAANSQKIEAICRQNGARSIRTATDPVERLTLWKGRKAAFAAMGKISPDYYVQDGVIPRTKLQYVLREIEALSQKHGYQVANVFHAGDGNLHPLILYNNAVPGELEAVEHLGGDILKLCVEVGGSLSGEHGIGADKRCYMPQMFSETDLETMQWVRQVFNPKGLSNPEKIFPTPRTCGEAARAKASEKFPNVDRF; translated from the coding sequence ATGGTTACTCTGAATGCTGCGCCTGCTGTCGATCGCCGCGATTGGCGACCCATTATTCAAGCGTTTGAGCAGGTGTTGGGCAAAAACGGGGTAATGAAACGCAGCGAAGAGTTGCTGGTGTATGAGTGTGATGGCTTGACAAGCTATCGGCAGCGTCCGGCAGTCGTGGTGTTGCCCCGAACGACAGAACAAGTTGCAGCGATCGTGCAGATTTGCGATCGATACAATGTGCCGTTTATCGCGCGAGGAGCCGGGACAGGGCTTTCAGGAGGTGCGTTGCCTGTTGAAGGTTGCGTCTTGATTGTGACAGCGCTGATGAAGCAGATTTTAGACGTAGACTTCGAGAATCAGCGAGTGGTGGTGCAGCCGGGAGTCATTAATAACTGGGTGACGCAAGCGGTTAGTGGGGCAGGGTTTTACTATGCACCTGATCCATCCAGCCAAATTATTTGTTCGATCGGCGGCAACGTCGCAGAGAATTCGGGTGGGGTTCACTGCCTGAAATATGGTGTGACGACGAATCATGTGCTGGGGCTGAAGCTGGTTTTGCCAGATGGGTCGATCGTTGAAGTCGGCAACAAAATTCCGGAGATGCCGGGATATGACCTGACTGGCGTATTTGTTGGTTCTGAAGGCACATTAGGCATTGCCACCGAAATTACGCTTTGCATTCTCAAAGCCCCTGAATCTATTCATGTGCTGCTGGCAGACTTTACCAGTGTTGAGGCAGCGGGTCAGGCAGTCTCAGACATCATCAGCGCAGGCATCATTCCCGCTGGGATGGAAATGATGGACAACTTCAGCATCAATGCGGTGGAAGATGTGGTGGCGACAAACTGCTATCCACGCGATGCAACGGCAATTTTGCTGATTGAGGTCGATGGTTTAGAAGTTGAGGTCGCAGCAAACAGTCAAAAAATTGAGGCGATTTGTCGGCAGAATGGCGCGCGCAGTATTCGCACTGCAACCGATCCAGTGGAACGGCTGACGCTCTGGAAAGGTAGGAAAGCCGCTTTTGCAGCAATGGGCAAAATTAGTCCAGATTACTATGTGCAGGATGGTGTGATTCCGCGTACCAAATTGCAATACGTTTTGCGCGAAATTGAGGCACTGAGCCAAAAACACGGTTATCAGGTGGCGAATGTCTTTCACGCCGGGGACGGGAATCTGCACCCTTTGATTCTGTATAACAATGCCGTTCCGGGTGAGCTGGAGGCAGTTGAGCATTTGGGCGGCGATATTTTGAAGCTCTGCGTGGAGGTGGGCGGCAGCCTCTCTGGAGAACATGGCATCGGTGCGGATAAGCGGTGCTATATGCCACAAATGTTTAGCGAGACTGATTTAGAGACAATGCAGTGGGTACGACAGGTCTTTAACCCCAAGGGACTCTCCAATCCAGAAAAAATCTTTCCAACGCCTCGAACCTGTGGCGAAGCAGCCAGAGCCAAGGCAAGTGAAAAGTTTCCAAACGTCGATCGATTTTAG
- a CDS encoding glycosyltransferase family A protein: protein MTPTRGNFSPDWLERLLQVEGNVEFVLVYPPHAAVQAIDDPRIKSLLSPYKGEMMQRFVGLLNATGEFVIALDDDDFLHPQVLALVEAYFNHFPKSWILRLKKAVIDFRSTDRITRSWDALPRIEALAVDRKTSENPHPYQSGKFTGLLEVPIAPLNIPFDLRRVFLPFTKRKDNHGYHFENFNSIVWRNCLVQQALPDLASVTAFGGVLTWIPQSGFDRLLGLFVQAKFFQPNLIVGHWIPGAEQIRYIDKPARLKPPRFHVLSDLLLVKRFPQYGYLWNLFFAKLYGVPRTFAKLLKLKWKVGRSTSTDLPGSPEINSLN from the coding sequence GTGACTCCGACTCGAGGAAACTTTTCTCCAGACTGGCTAGAGCGTTTGCTGCAAGTGGAAGGCAATGTTGAATTTGTCCTGGTTTATCCGCCTCATGCAGCGGTTCAAGCGATCGATGATCCACGTATTAAGTCGCTGTTGAGTCCCTATAAAGGGGAAATGATGCAGCGCTTTGTGGGGCTACTGAATGCAACCGGGGAATTTGTGATTGCCCTGGATGACGATGATTTTTTGCACCCTCAAGTTTTAGCGCTGGTTGAAGCTTATTTCAATCACTTTCCTAAAAGCTGGATCTTACGTCTTAAGAAAGCGGTGATCGATTTTCGCAGCACCGATCGCATCACTCGCTCTTGGGACGCTCTTCCCCGAATTGAGGCTTTGGCAGTCGATCGAAAAACGTCTGAGAACCCGCATCCTTACCAAAGCGGCAAGTTTACTGGCTTGTTAGAAGTCCCGATCGCCCCACTCAATATTCCCTTCGATCTGCGGCGAGTTTTTCTGCCGTTTACGAAGCGCAAAGACAATCACGGCTATCACTTTGAGAATTTTAATAGCATTGTTTGGCGCAATTGTTTAGTCCAGCAAGCGCTCCCAGATCTGGCAAGCGTTACGGCATTTGGGGGTGTCCTCACCTGGATTCCGCAATCGGGATTCGATCGCCTTTTGGGTCTGTTTGTGCAGGCGAAATTCTTTCAGCCTAATCTGATCGTCGGGCACTGGATACCCGGAGCCGAACAAATTCGCTACATTGACAAGCCTGCTAGGCTGAAGCCGCCTCGCTTCCATGTTCTTTCAGATCTGCTGCTGGTCAAGCGCTTCCCCCAATACGGCTACCTCTGGAACCTCTTTTTCGCCAAGCTTTATGGCGTACCGCGCACCTTCGCTAAGTTGCTGAAGCTCAAATGGAAAGTGGGGCGATCGACTTCTACAGATCTTCCTGGTTCTCCTGAAATTAATTCACTGAATTAG
- a CDS encoding glycosyltransferase family 4 protein encodes MLSTQHLNILMLSSTFPYPPSRGGTEVRTFNLLKHLALRHSVTLVTQRHAEVTDAEVEALRACVKELLIFPLPQAPSQSGIGGRVRRLTASWVRNIPPNVLHRYSSEMQAWIETAIRSGQYNVVTCEHSVNEIYIQPEFRHFIRTVVDVHSSVYGWTRNHLEMGASAHPWRDRLYLPLLKRYEQRYCNKFTQIVVTTEDDRQELLKLSPHAQIQVIPNGVDLALFPYRTHDPHNHTLVYVGAMDASHNIDAAKFFALEVMPSLRQQYPKATFRIVGARPTPEVQALATQPGIIVTGQVASMVDELHQATVCVVPLRTGFGIKNKTLEAMAAGVPVVGSDRGLEGLEVDGTSLRALRANTVEEYIQSISRLFENAQLRATLAAAGRSMVEQLFTWESAAKRYEEILGGKMRDEGAIALSKPAPDSLQPAPPS; translated from the coding sequence ATGCTTTCGACGCAACACCTGAACATTCTCATGCTGTCTTCCACCTTTCCCTATCCTCCCAGCCGAGGCGGCACAGAAGTTAGAACGTTCAATTTGCTCAAGCACCTGGCTCTTCGCCACAGCGTAACGCTGGTTACTCAACGCCATGCCGAGGTCACAGATGCCGAAGTCGAGGCTTTGCGTGCCTGTGTGAAAGAACTGCTGATCTTCCCGCTGCCCCAAGCACCCTCTCAATCAGGAATTGGGGGTCGGGTGAGGCGACTGACAGCATCCTGGGTCAGAAATATTCCGCCAAATGTGCTGCACCGATATTCTTCGGAAATGCAAGCCTGGATTGAAACCGCAATTCGATCGGGACAATACAACGTCGTCACCTGCGAACATAGCGTTAACGAGATCTACATCCAGCCCGAATTCCGCCACTTCATCCGAACCGTGGTTGATGTGCATAGCTCGGTTTATGGCTGGACGCGCAATCACCTGGAAATGGGAGCCTCTGCCCATCCCTGGCGCGATCGCCTCTACCTGCCTTTGCTCAAACGCTATGAACAACGCTACTGCAACAAATTCACGCAGATTGTGGTGACAACAGAAGACGATCGCCAGGAACTCCTGAAGCTTAGCCCTCATGCCCAAATTCAGGTCATCCCCAATGGCGTTGATTTAGCCCTATTTCCGTACCGCACTCACGACCCCCATAACCATACGCTGGTTTATGTTGGCGCAATGGATGCCTCCCATAATATTGATGCTGCTAAATTTTTTGCATTAGAAGTGATGCCTTCCTTGCGGCAGCAGTATCCTAAAGCAACGTTCCGCATTGTTGGTGCCCGTCCCACTCCCGAAGTTCAAGCACTCGCCACCCAACCCGGCATCATTGTCACAGGGCAGGTTGCCTCAATGGTGGACGAACTCCATCAAGCCACCGTTTGTGTTGTGCCGCTCCGCACAGGCTTCGGCATCAAAAACAAAACGCTAGAAGCGATGGCAGCGGGAGTTCCTGTCGTCGGCAGCGATCGAGGGTTAGAAGGCTTAGAAGTCGATGGAACATCACTCCGGGCACTTCGCGCCAACACTGTAGAAGAATACATCCAATCGATCTCTCGTCTGTTTGAGAATGCTCAGCTGAGAGCAACCTTAGCAGCAGCAGGACGATCGATGGTGGAGCAGTTGTTTACCTGGGAAAGCGCAGCGAAACGGTATGAGGAAATCCTTGGAGGAAAAATGAGAGATGAGGGAGCCATTGCCCTCTCTAAACCTGCCCCCGACTCACTGCAACCTGCGCCCCCTTCCTGA
- a CDS encoding acetate--CoA ligase family protein, which yields MVLDQSREIAPVNARRTDAFDIFNFRHFEGANLYLNTPALVFDFNLTGAKEPLPLEDYVAEISDRYPQVREGEYASYAHLFAWTVNQVNQLDMELHFDRWSISENRDYARIAFHCLHARTSREVVYCVWDWFESITQGKHLNLDDQIEVFQSLFRRSVYGGPTVYALLRTADEKGIPAFYLWDEGLMQYGYGKKQVRGIATTFERDSHIDSDFTTRKDDCKAFLETLGFPVPKGQVVRSWQEAVSTANRIGYPVAVKPVNGHKGIGVTADVRDEAELDAAYDRAVRAIEEGEPIRIIVETSIAGKDYRILCVNGRFVAATERLPAFVTGDGNSTIAELIDRENRSPDRSDTPTSPMGKIQQDEAMDVYLEQQSLTLDTVLERDQTVFLRKVANLSSGGVSIDATPSIHIDNIILAQDVAQHFRLTCLGIDVIAEDLSKSWRDSQFSIIEINAAPGIYMHLRPAVGDSVDVTSPILETFFESGDRGRIPIITFNRVSVSELNELIDHILLHHPNWTIGAVCQDTVLVNRAKKVSHPNYNINVQNLMRNPRLDLVIAEYRDDVLERQGMFYEGSDIVILDNPSETEMLLTRDVFPDSIVVIRQNNTISIRRKGLVEQYSLSPDEPFSRVFLKEIATIL from the coding sequence ATGGTTTTAGATCAGAGCCGTGAAATTGCTCCTGTAAATGCTCGTCGCACTGATGCGTTTGATATTTTTAACTTCAGGCATTTTGAAGGAGCCAATCTGTACTTGAACACGCCTGCTTTGGTGTTCGACTTTAACTTAACCGGGGCAAAAGAGCCATTGCCGCTCGAAGACTACGTTGCTGAGATTAGCGATCGATATCCGCAAGTGCGAGAGGGAGAATATGCCTCTTATGCTCACTTGTTTGCCTGGACAGTGAATCAGGTGAACCAGCTTGACATGGAATTGCACTTCGATCGGTGGAGCATCTCCGAAAACCGAGACTATGCCCGAATTGCGTTTCATTGCCTCCATGCCCGAACCAGCCGAGAAGTCGTGTACTGTGTTTGGGATTGGTTTGAGTCAATTACCCAGGGCAAACATCTCAATCTGGATGATCAAATTGAGGTTTTCCAGAGCTTGTTCCGGCGATCGGTTTATGGCGGTCCTACGGTTTATGCGTTGCTCCGCACAGCCGATGAAAAAGGAATTCCCGCCTTCTATTTGTGGGATGAGGGGTTGATGCAGTATGGCTATGGCAAAAAGCAGGTGCGGGGCATTGCCACCACATTTGAGCGAGACAGCCACATTGATTCAGACTTTACAACTCGCAAAGACGACTGTAAGGCATTTTTAGAGACGCTTGGTTTTCCAGTTCCTAAAGGACAGGTGGTGCGATCGTGGCAGGAAGCCGTCAGCACTGCCAATCGAATTGGTTATCCAGTTGCAGTGAAGCCTGTGAATGGGCATAAGGGCATTGGCGTAACAGCTGATGTGCGAGACGAAGCAGAGCTAGATGCAGCCTACGATCGGGCAGTACGGGCAATTGAAGAAGGCGAACCCATCCGGATTATTGTCGAAACGAGTATTGCCGGAAAAGATTACCGGATACTTTGCGTCAATGGGCGATTTGTGGCAGCAACCGAGCGTCTGCCCGCTTTTGTGACTGGCGACGGCAACTCCACTATTGCCGAACTGATTGATCGAGAAAACCGATCGCCTGACCGTTCTGATACACCAACTTCACCGATGGGCAAAATCCAGCAGGACGAAGCAATGGATGTTTACCTGGAACAGCAGAGCTTAACGCTAGATACGGTGCTGGAGCGCGATCAAACAGTTTTTCTGCGGAAGGTTGCCAATCTTTCTTCCGGGGGAGTCAGCATTGATGCAACCCCCAGCATTCACATCGACAACATTATCCTGGCGCAGGACGTAGCGCAGCACTTCCGGCTCACTTGCTTAGGGATTGATGTCATTGCAGAAGATTTGTCAAAGTCTTGGCGCGACAGTCAGTTCAGCATTATCGAAATTAATGCGGCTCCGGGGATTTATATGCATTTGCGTCCCGCTGTTGGAGATAGCGTTGATGTTACATCGCCCATTTTAGAAACCTTTTTCGAGTCGGGCGATCGGGGTCGTATTCCGATCATTACCTTCAATCGCGTTTCAGTCAGTGAATTGAACGAACTAATTGATCACATTCTGCTGCATCACCCCAATTGGACGATCGGGGCAGTTTGTCAGGATACTGTTCTGGTCAATCGCGCGAAAAAAGTCAGCCATCCGAACTACAACATCAATGTCCAGAATCTTATGCGAAATCCTCGCCTTGATCTGGTCATTGCTGAGTATCGAGACGACGTCTTAGAGCGGCAGGGCATGTTCTATGAGGGCAGCGACATTGTTATCCTTGATAACCCCAGCGAAACCGAGATGCTGCTCACCCGTGATGTGTTTCCCGATTCGATCGTCGTGATTCGCCAAAACAACACCATCTCAATTCGTCGTAAAGGGTTAGTTGAGCAATATAGTCTCAGCCCAGACGAGCCATTTAGCCGCGTTTTCCTGAAGGAGATTGCCACGATTTTGTAA
- a CDS encoding lipid-A-disaccharide synthase yields MAGEVAGVDILILSNGPGEITTWVRPVVKALRQQMGTDRHQVRISLVLSPCPNASGKEVEIAQSYPEIDRVQAAAHFLPFLLWGKTSDPWDWRDRGVVLFLGGDQFFPVVIGKRLGYRTVIYGEWATRWHRWVDRFGVMKRELIDRVPQKYWEKMTVVGDLMADVEDAGAQEERDVEKNLLNKNDRPLIGVLPGSKPAKLAQGMPLVLAVAQRIQAKRPNARFGLPVAPTLDLETLAKFANPQENPVSQYFGNVAARLHQIKDCLFLETENGVQVELWTEFPAHPRFVQCDLCLTTVGANTAELGALAVPMIVLLPTQQLDAMRAWDGIPGLLANLPGVGSLLAKFINGWFLRKSRLLAWPNIWAGEEIVPERVGNLDPQQVADEVIDLLDHPEELQQMRDRLRQVRGQAGAANYLAAIVWEEVKHTLEIDD; encoded by the coding sequence GTGGCAGGAGAAGTGGCAGGAGTAGACATTTTAATTTTGTCAAACGGTCCCGGCGAGATAACAACCTGGGTTCGCCCTGTGGTGAAAGCCTTGCGGCAGCAGATGGGAACCGATCGCCACCAAGTCCGGATCTCGCTGGTGCTTTCGCCCTGCCCCAATGCCAGTGGCAAAGAAGTGGAAATTGCCCAGAGCTATCCCGAAATCGATCGCGTTCAAGCTGCTGCCCATTTCCTGCCGTTTCTGCTGTGGGGGAAAACAAGTGATCCGTGGGATTGGCGCGATCGAGGAGTTGTGCTTTTCCTGGGCGGCGATCAGTTTTTTCCAGTTGTCATTGGCAAACGGCTTGGCTATCGCACCGTCATTTATGGCGAATGGGCAACTCGCTGGCACCGTTGGGTCGATCGGTTTGGGGTGATGAAACGGGAGTTGATCGATCGAGTGCCGCAAAAGTATTGGGAGAAGATGACGGTAGTTGGGGATTTGATGGCAGATGTAGAGGACGCGGGAGCGCAGGAAGAGAGGGACGTAGAGAAGAACTTACTGAATAAAAACGATCGTCCTTTGATTGGGGTGCTGCCAGGATCTAAGCCCGCAAAGCTAGCTCAGGGTATGCCTTTAGTGCTGGCCGTTGCGCAGAGAATTCAAGCGAAGCGACCGAATGCGCGGTTTGGGTTGCCTGTTGCACCAACGTTAGATTTGGAGACTTTAGCAAAGTTTGCGAATCCTCAGGAGAATCCCGTATCTCAGTATTTTGGCAATGTGGCAGCTCGCTTGCACCAGATCAAGGATTGCCTTTTTCTGGAAACAGAGAATGGGGTACAAGTTGAGCTATGGACAGAATTTCCGGCGCATCCCCGATTCGTGCAATGTGATCTTTGCCTGACGACAGTTGGCGCAAATACAGCCGAACTTGGGGCGCTGGCAGTTCCAATGATTGTGCTGTTGCCGACGCAGCAATTAGATGCGATGCGCGCTTGGGATGGCATACCAGGATTGCTAGCGAATCTGCCAGGAGTTGGGTCACTGCTGGCTAAATTCATCAATGGTTGGTTTCTCCGCAAATCCCGACTGCTAGCTTGGCCGAATATCTGGGCAGGGGAGGAAATTGTTCCGGAGCGAGTGGGTAATCTTGATCCACAACAAGTTGCTGATGAGGTCATTGATTTACTCGACCATCCCGAAGAACTACAGCAGATGCGCGATCGCCTGCGGCAGGTCAGAGGACAAGCGGGTGCAGCAAATTATCTTGCGGCAATTGTCTGGGAGGAAGTCAAGCATACACTTGAAATAGATGATTAA